The Gossypium hirsutum isolate 1008001.06 chromosome D02, Gossypium_hirsutum_v2.1, whole genome shotgun sequence region gagttgagagaTATCTGGGCTCGTTGGGATGAAGGAACCAAATATTGTTCTATCCAAGCTATTGTGATATATCTTACTTGCTAGATATTAAAGTGAACAAGTACCTATTCGAGTTATGGGTTCAATTTTGGAATTCTGCTtacaagtgtttcacttttggggaagtgATTTAGTACCTACCGTGGAGGAATATACTACCCTGCTCAGGTGTCAAAAATGCAAGTTAGAAAAGCTTATGCTAAGGTTTTTAATGGTCAAACCTTAacgaagaaattgatgaatatttcaGGGATGAGCGAGCCTTGGGTCACTGCTCGGATTCAACAAAAGGGAGATAGTAAATGTAATCCCTGGGAGAATTTGAGAGATTTGGTTTTAATACATCCGGATGAAAGAAAGAGGGTCGATATCTTCGCCTTAAGCATCTATGgattggtaatttttcctaaggctTTAAGGCACGTGGATGAGGCAGTCATGACTTATTCGATCATCTTGAGAGGGAATCACACCTGTACCTGCGATATTGGCTGAGACGTTCGATCCTTGAGCATGTGTCGGAAGTCAGGTGATGGGCGGTTTATTGGATGTGCGCAGCTGTTGATAGTGTGGTTCATgggcacttttggaaggtggacaAGGTTTCAAGGCAGTTTGTACCCACGACTTACGGGCTCGTTCAGTGTGAATTCTCCTATAAAGGTGACCACTATAAGAAGAAAGTTCGGGAACTATCGGATGCTTGGAAGGAAACACGCTGGATGAAGAGGTTGGCTGTTGGTTCCATGGTGACACTGAATATAAAGATGGTTTAGAAAAAGAGCCAATGATAATATTCTAGACCAAGGTAGAAAGAACCCGACCAATGGAGGAACATTACAAGTACCCCATCAGAGTTGGAATTTATAAAGCAAAACTCGAGAAAAAGAGTCTGATCTTGGGAAAAAATCAAACAATGGAGAAAGAAAAGATGCATCTGAGGTTAGACGTGAGGTTTAGAGGTCAGAAGTTGAAAGTTAAGAAAAGGAAAGTAAAGCTGAAGAAGATCTGGACAGTTTGAAGACAGATTATAAGAGTTACGCCTGTCTATGAGGACTACTGGGTTAGGTAAAACATCAGAATAATGGCCCAAGAACGAGAGAAAAAGACAAAGCGACCGATGGGAAAGGAATTTCGAGAAGTCATGACGAAATAAGGATTTAGAGAAGCATCAGAAAGTAGAAATGACGAAAATGACTAAGGGTAGAGTGGTGAAACTCGAGAAACTCTTCATCTGATGAAGTCGAATTCTGCAATAGATTGAGAGAAAGCAAGCAAAgtagaagaaatgaagaaaaatgaagaatagAAGGTCATACAAATTGTGAATGCGGATTGAGTTTTTAAGAAATGAGGAGGTGGAAGGAAAGCTCACTATTTGCAGACCATGTCAGAAATAGAGAAATTNNNNNNNNNNNNNNNNNNNNNNNNNNNNNNNNNNNNNNNNNNNNNNNNNNNNNNNNNNNNNNNNNNNNNNNNNNNNNNNNNNNNNNNNNNNNNNNNNNNNNNNNNNNNNNNNNNNNNNNNNNNNNNNNNNNNNNNNNNNNNNNNNNNNNNNNNNNNNNNNNNNNNNNNNNNNNNNNNNNNNNNNNNNNNNNNNNNNNNNNNNNNNNNNNNNNNNNNNNNNNNNNNNNNNNNNNNNNNNNNNNNNNNNNNNNNNNNNNNNNNNNNNNNNNNNNNNNNNNNNNNNNNNNNNNNNNNNNNNNNNNNNNNNNNNNNNNNNNNNNNNNNNNNNNNNNNNNNNNNNNNNNNNNNNNNNNNNNNNNNNNNNNNNNNNNNNNNNNNNNNNNNNNNNNNNNNNNNNNNNNNNNNNNNNNNNNNNNNNNNNNNNNNNNNNNNNNNNNNNNNNNNNNNNNNNNNNNNNNNNNNNNNNNNNNNNNNNNNNNNNNNNNNNNNNNNNNNNNNNNccttttccaggatcatgcatatacctgctcacaactccaacagcttgtgaaatgtcaggcctcgtacacaccatcgcatacatcaaactcccaactgcattagcatatgggactttcgccatatattctttttcatcttcagtcttcggagataattgaacactaagtttcaaatgagaagcaagtggggtacttacatgttttgtgttttcatttacaccaaaacattgtaatacctttttcagatattgcttttgatttaaacagagcttgcctctcggtctatctctacttatctccatgccgagaatcttcttggcctcacctagatctttcatctcgaactcttgattcaactgagccttcagcttatttatctcattttggctcttcgaagcgattaacatatcatcaacatacaagagtagataaatgaaagatccgtcatgcagcttctgcaaatatacacaattgtcatatttgcttcttgtgtacttatgccttctcataaagctatcaaatcgcttgtaccactgcctcggggattgcttcaatccatatagcgatttgtttagcttacaaacccaatttctaccaccagcatctgtgtatccttctggctgagtcatatagatctcctcttctaactcaccatgcaagaaagccgtcttaacatcaagttgagctagctctaaattcaactgtgctaccaaggccaacaaaattctaatggaggaatgtttcacaacaggggaaaatacatcattgtagtcaattccctccttctgagcgtagcctttagctatcaatcttgccttgtagcgaatatccttcttgctaggagatctatctttctttgcgaatacccacttgcatccgattgcccttttacctttcggtaattgcgccaactcccaagtatagttcttccggagagactgcatttcttcatccatggcgcttttccatttatcactttctaagctttgcattgcttcttgataagtgataggaatatcatcaacaacgggaagggcgtaggccaccatatcagtaaatcgagcaggtttacgaatttctctccgtggcatTGCAACTGCAACtagttctggtgtacttagtggttcttgggtcagaacctcttcaacctctaatttctccattgtggctggagaattagacttattaactgggcaaatccccatctgctcaaactccacctgttttggagtacactccacctgttgtggagtattgctcgtctgaatatctttatctgctacctttttcaatgtggcagattcatcaaaggtaacatctctgctacagatcattttctttgtgcttaagcaccaaagacgaaatcccttcactccagaagtgattcccataaagagagctttttttgccctcggatctaactttgactcattcacatggtaatatgcagtggttccaaacacatgtaaggaatcataatctgtagccggttttccagaccatacctccataggagttttttaTTCTAATgtagatgatggcaaacgattaacaagatggccagcgtatgtcacagcctcagcccaaaattgcttgcccaacccagcattggacaacatacatcgaactttctccagcaatgttcgattcatacgctctgccactccattctgttgtggtgtatccttaactgtgaagtgtcgaacaataccatactcttggcacacattgaagaacggatcacttttatattcccctccattgtccgtcctaagccgcttgattttcttgccagtctggttttcgatcatagttttccatttaagaaaaactctaagcacttcatccttagttctcatggtatacacctaAACTCTTCTggaaagtcatcaacaaaagtaacaaagtagtgttttcctcccaatgaaggtgtcttggaaggcccccacacatctgaatgaacatattccaaaataccttttgtattatggatagcagtactgaatttcactctcttttgctttcccagaacacaatgctcgcaaaattttaatttgcaaacctttgcacctttcaacaatccttgctttgccagaatttgcaaggatttttcgctggcatgtcccaacttcatatgccacaactgtattgagtccaattctttgttgccggaagctgcagcgactgctccaataattgtactaccttggtagtaatacaagttatttttgatgcccttcaatatcacaagtgcgccagatgtcactttcaaaaccccatctctcatagtaacaactgaaccattggattccaaggctcccaatgagatgagatttttcttcaaactgggcacgtaccgaacatcagtcagaactctggttgatccatctttattctttaattggattgaacctatcccaacagttttacaggcattgtcattgcccatataaacaactcctccatttagttctactaaatcagagaaccactcccggttaggggacatatgataggtacaacccgaatccaatatccactcatctgaatggaacgacgatgatgatgcaaccagtgatagttcagagttactagtatcatgctttgcaacacaagcatctacaacagcttttcccttattcttcagctttggacaatttttcttccagtggcctttctcatgacaaaaggcagattcatctttcccgagtctggactttgactttgatctccccttttgagttttcttccgagtgtatgaacgacctcggactactaaagcttctgtatctctgattgagtttttctgtttgtcctttctctgttcataactgtataaggccgcacagacttcgcttagagatatatcactcctgccatgaagtagagtagtttctaggaacttaaactcctcaggaagtgaccccaacagcattaaagccaaatcttcatctttgaatatctcatccatattcagcaaatcagtgactaactgattaaatttggtgatgtaatcattcattgtggtacttgggacgtatgtgaagcgaaacagtcttttcttcaagtggagcttattttgactgtttttcttcaaaaaattttcttcaagtgccacccacaattTATTTGCAAAAgcctcctttgaaaaagcatacctctgctctcgagaaaggcatgatcgaattgtgccacatgccaaccgattgatcgccttctaATCTTTCTcttgtacatcatctggtttctcttcatcaatggcaatgtctagaccttgctgaaaaagggcatctaaaacctcactttgccacataccaaaatggcccgtgccatcaaagatctccacggccaatcttgcatttgcaattgtcggtcttgtccacatggacgatgttgaagctcctacaccgactgttttctccataatctttcaatatacctaaggaaatcttttctgatgtggaagatcagtttaaactgcaaccacagagcatactacgattaaccttcggctctgataccacttgttgttccaatagggtcggaagcgtgtaaattattgtactaaaaaatcacacaaagttcaattcccagggaagagaggtggatcacatggatctcttaaataccaagtctttccttagacagaatatcccttctatagtaatttaatagcacaattaaatactactattataccctcaaatattgaaagaaaaataggacaagaaagaacacaagagatttaacgaggttcggtaaattatacctacgtcctcgggcactaacaccagatgataactttactatctccaaaatattacaaacaaatagaattccttaagaattctcaaatgggagaagagagaaaactaagagagaaagattggttgggatgattgaaatgagaaatgagaaggtctatttatagttgaggttcaaggaccaaacaataaatagcccattatctcaatgaccaaaaaaaattatcccatgccactttttcaaagtcaactttagggtgttaaacttgcaccactttgtattgtttgccattaatgttgtctcccattaatgttaacaaacCAGGTACTAgctcaattataaaatattaaaatacattctcatatacaaattaaattatattttatatggtGTTTTTTGatctttttatataataaatcaatagAAATTTGATGAGATTAAGATTTGAATCTAGAGCACCATGCATGATAAACAATTAACTTTACCATTGtaaccaaaataataattaatttttatgtgaatttttaataaatatattatattattttcttgtgttgaatttattttgtataattgtACCATGCTTAGAATTGTCTGGCCTTTCTTTGTAGTGATTATAATTTGCCTTTTGATATAGTTAATCAAAAGTTAAAGTGTGTTTGgataaagaattttaaaatttttgagattattaaaatgttaacatttcaaaatttatcaatttaaaatatttgcaTTTGAATTGTTTTGATTGGATAAATAAGTGACTTAGAAAAAGAAATCATATTGGaattgtataaattaaaaaataattataaaagaatattatattaaaaataaatagtataaaaatagtcaaatggacataattatatttgtaaaattttaaaaataaattttaaaaaaaatctaaaaatatatattaaaattgaataaaataaaatttgaagttttaTCATATAATGAGACCATGTGTATAAAACCAAGTACAATTACAACGGATTTTGTAAAACCACTTTCTTAAGtggaatttataaaaaaaaaaatttaagctaccgaaatttcattttaaaaaatttcaatatagttatctaaataaataattttttttttaaattttaaaagccttaatgcaaataaaatatctctgaaaataaaatcataaatacgTCTATTATTATTAGCTAATCACTCCaaaaaaatggttattttaattaacattgaTGGTTGAATATGTTGCTCGCttatcttaaataatataaattttattcaactgaaaaatatatcataaaaatttTGACTTAAAAGAATTGAGTTTAAATAAATGGATTTATATTATAAAACGGtactcatatttatttatttaaaattatatatttgtttatttattgggttttaatttgactgctaatataatataataaggtATACAAATCCATATTACCACACGTGATGtatctctctttttatatttttaaataatttatttaattgttcaTAATCCgtttaatttctataattttaaaaagttattttatatttttctaaccAGATTATcctttcaaaatatttaattttaaaatatattttgatatatatatttcccattaaaatgttaatttaattttttaaattactccttaaatgctttttttaaaattagataaataCTCCCTTCatagttattttttattcttttcttataatttttatatattaaattagaaattcggctaaatttcaattcattattttttttctatttagattACTTTTCCGTAGTTGATATTTCcatatatgtatttgaacaaGAGGAAAAATCCTAAAAAGGAAATGGCCAATTCTTTTTTAATAGATAAAAGAGAATCTTTAAATTTAAATGTCAGTTTTTTATCTTTacaaatttgtttttgaataattCTTTACAGCCaaacattttagtttttttaaaaaatatatatttttagggtttttttcttctaaaaaatgATTTAGGTAATTAAAAAACATTTAGatcattgaaaaaaaattgaaaaatgattaattgtTGAACCTAAACTgtaaaattaatttcttttatatcAATAATGCTTTTTTAtataagaaatattttaaaagtaatttaaaatagATTTCAATTAAAAGTGATAAAATCAACTATAAACACCAATTATAATACTGGCAAAGGTAATCTATTATTGAGTTTATGTCAATGGATacgttgttaaattttttttaaaaataatttcggTTCTAATCATATCTGATATTTTTGACATAATGCTTAAAATCATCTATAGTCCCTCTCCAACACATAAATATGAGGATAATAAGTTTTAACGCACTCAAATCCACATCCTCCTGAATTGATAACAATATCCATATCAATCGAATTATGACTCAATCGACAAATAAGTTTATTTTCTTAGTTCCATTATTATTACAAACATAATTTTTGGGATAGATAagagtttaataaaattttcataaatctaTGTAAAAACTAATTAATCGAGCATAAATATTCATTACTTTAAGAATACATGCAAAGCATTcggatttaatttaattaaaatttttattactaaatttataatagaTATGCTTTAATTACCCTTCATATTTACTAATTACCTTATTATTTTAAGTACAAATATTTtttagatatatataaaaaaaattgtgtgaAATCAAAgatatatattttactttattattttaattaacatggTATTGGAAATCAATAAAGTATTTACTATTTTTACCCTCTATACAAGTAGTTAAAGCGGGTGGAGTAATTGCTACTTTAACCCCTCCGCTATTTTGAGTTATTCTTAGAGGGTCTTCCATCTTTTTGTTTTACTATGTTGgtcctccttattttattctaattacaATTGGACATAAATTAaagtatcaattttacattgacccccatagtatttaatatacattaaaaaattgtgcagtttaatttcttaaatattaaaaatataatatccacattcttaatctcttttttttctttcaagtcTTATTcgcacaaacaattaaattaacatatttttgttgatataatgctattattataaatttgtaaaaaaggTATCCattattcatatattattttaaaattttataatgtacaATATTATAATACAGTTTTTAcaatataacatttttttatgaaataatatggttaaatttattttcacattattagttaaattttaagaaaatactaaatgattttaatatttttcctctCCTCTTACTCCACCGATCTTCTGGCAGTTATCCCTTCATTTCGTctattgttttttaatataattcaGTAACCGTCTCCGCAAGGTATTCTCCCCACAAAAACAAAAGCATTGTGGAAGTAACCATCTCCTCTCTTTCTTCTCTTTCCCAAAGCGCCAATCCAACTGCTTACCAAGCAAACCCAATTTAAAACAATACCGCCAACCGCCCTGCTCCGTCGCCGCATCACCTTTTCTCTAAATCTTCCAAAGCATCTTTTTTGCTGTGCTTCCACCGTATTGGATCATTCCCTTGTCCTCCTCTAATAACTACTTCTCCTCTCCGACCGGTCGACGGCCAGTTGGCTTAAAACTATCGTCGACATCAGCGTCCTATTTTGTGATAGCGTGGATTTAGATCGGATGAGCCAGAGAAACGAGAAACCTTTGGGAGAAGAGGGAACGGATGATCCGATCCCTCCGCTGCAAGTGGATCTGAAGATAAACGACATCGTAGGGAATGGGATATCGGGAATGCTTTACAAATGGGTGAATTACGGGAAAGGATGGAAACCGAGATGGTTCGTTTTGCAAGACGGAGTTTTATCGTATTATAAAATCAACGGACCTGATAAGATCCTTGTTAGCCAAGAAACAGAAAAAGGATGCAAAGTTATCGGCGAAAAATCTCGCCGTATTATCTCCCGCCATCGCGATTCCTTTTCAAATAATTCGCTAACCAATCGCAAACCCTTCGGTGAAATCCATCTAGAGGTCAAAGTCAAGAAAAAGGGTTTAAAATAAACGaaaatgattttgatttttgagttattgattttattttttgactCAGGTTTCTACTTTCAGGCAAAGCAAATCACACGATAAGAGATTCTCAATCTTTACCGGAACGAAGATGCTTCATTTACGAGCCGAGTCGCAGGACGATCGAGAAGCGTGGATGGAGGCGCTTCAGGCTGTTAAGGATATGTTCCATAGGGTGTTCCATAGTAAGATAGTGGCGCCGATGGTGGACAAAGTGGCGATTTCAACCGAGAAGTTGAGGCAACGGCTGGTGCAGGAAGGGTTAGACTCAGCGACAATCGAAGATAGCGAACAGATCATGAGGAACGAATTCGCTACGTTGCAGAAGAAGCTCGTATTGCTTAAACAGAAACAATGGCTACTCATCGACATCTTGCAACAATTAGAGGTATATGttatgaaaatgagaaaaaaacattcaattttcaaaaacTGATCCAACATTTACTTCGAGTCACTaatcaaaaattatattttcagattattgatatttttttaaaaaaaaatcaataaaacagGTAAATATGTCACATTATATTAAATTGGTGTTAATTTAggtttgattttttgttttttttttccttttctgaaGTTTTTGAATGAACATGAGAGGAAAAATTATCGGTATAGATGTTATTGTTGTAATACCCAATTACTGCCCGGGGCCCAAAGCCATAAACACCAAACCAAAGTAAATTAAAACTAAACCTAGCCCAAAACCCAAATTACACCCGAGCCCACCTAGACCTAACCCTAATGGCCCAAACCCATAACGGAGTCGAAAAAAAACCTAGCAGTGACAGCAAATTGGCGCCGCAGTAATCACCCCCGTAGCAACCGCCTCAACGTTGCCCCGCACGTCGCGCATGTCGCCCCGCACCCACCATGCACGTTTTCCCTGCAAACGAACCACGAACAACACTAGAATGACCAAAAATAtagcaaaaattgtaaaaagattATTATTTTGCTTCCTCTGTAAATatttggctatataaagccaatTTGTTTTTTGTAAAGAGGTTacgaaaattaagagaaaaaagaagaaatcgAGAGGAGAGGGGTTACGTTTTTGTATCAGAAGATTAttgagaaaatatataaaaaaaagaaattggagcaaaaataagaaattttttgaaaggtgattttctttgtgttttattttccattttttttctttgattcacTGTTTTAATTTGTGcgcaaaaagaaaggaaaaagtagAGGAGTCTTTACCGTTGTGAGCCAAGCGTCGTGCAACCTTGACCACTGTTTGCAGTGGGATTGCGTTGGTGACGAAGGAGGACTGGCGGCGGCGGCCAAAGGGatttgaaaccctagcagagcagGCTAGGGTTGATTTGCTTTTGAGGAGTAAcagaaaatgaaaatttcaaaaaaaaaaatttggttttataaaagatcaaaacggcgccgttttgagccTTGATTCCAGtggccaaaacggcgccgtatagGCTTATACCCGCGTGTGTGACCCGACCCGCCTAGGTGACCAGCGTGTTTTTCGCTACCGGGGATATTTTCGAAATTGGTCCCCCTGTTTTTGCCGtgtgtttaaattaaatttcttatttcttttaaattttactacacattttatttttatttcaagtcGGTCCACGTTGCTGCGCAGTGTTTTGGAGAACGGGATTAATTTCTCTTTTGGTCCTCCAGTGTTAATTTTGTGTTCTAATTGATCCATTTGCGTTTTGTTTGTTTCAGATTTGCCCCTGAATTttcgtttattttaattttaatccttaatctgtcattttagatttttttatattttaatatcatcAATACTGttatattgcattattattattgttattattatcattattatttctatacATATACAcacgtatatattttttataacat contains the following coding sequences:
- the LOC107910260 gene encoding oxysterol-binding protein-related protein 1C; translated protein: MSQRNEKPLGEEGTDDPIPPLQVDLKINDIVGNGISGMLYKWVNYGKGWKPRWFVLQDGVLSYYKINGPDKILVSQETEKGCKVIGEKSRRIISRHRDSFSNNSLTNRKPFGEIHLEVSTFRQSKSHDKRFSIFTGTKMLHLRAESQDDREAWMEALQAVKDMFHRVFHSKIVAPMVDKVAISTEKLRQRLVQEGLDSATIEDSEQIMRNEFATLQKKLVLLKQKQWLLIDILQQLEVYVMKMRKKHSIFKN